One Aegilops tauschii subsp. strangulata cultivar AL8/78 chromosome 7, Aet v6.0, whole genome shotgun sequence genomic window carries:
- the LOC109750157 gene encoding uncharacterized protein has translation MACSKPAETESFDTSSLHSVARRAARQLLRSPTLFAIVKGACVTSSVQPHGIRVVEFVATSSPWLSASTLFHLGCSKKQDSQVHLLDAFQYIYFPLERPGRSQPPPQAVQRHLRRRFIAKTATWIPLVPTSNARSSTSSLSCCSVAQLLHLVEGAMEVGNRGDSAMELEAEVSLFAAATSGSPVPGGVAHRPGGWASRTASRPTSATTTSSRLLLARRSQRSQCPCQQTHSSSMLQQLDSIWGNAQAIRGVSMRLPFQLRLRCK, from the exons ATGGCATGCTCCAAGCCCGCCGAGACTGAATCATTTGACACCAGTTCTCTGCACAGCGTGGCTCGACGTGCAGCCCGCCAGCTCCTTCGT TCTCCCACGCTCTTTGCCATCGTCAAGGGCGCATGTGTGACGTCCTCAGTCCAACCCCATGGCATCAGGGTGGTCGAGTTCGTCGCGACCAGCAGTCCATGGCTGTCGGCTTCAACTTTATTCCACCTAG GATGCAGCAAAAAGCAAGATTCACAAGTTCATCTTCTGGATGCTTTTCAGTACATCTACTTCCCGTTG GAGCGCCCTGGCCGATCACAGCCACCACCGCAGGCCGTTCAACGCCACCTCCGCAGGCGGTTCATCGCAAAAACAGCGACCTGGATCCCGCTGGTTCCCACCAGCAACGCCCGTTCGAGCACGTCGTCACTCTCCTGCTGCAGCGTGGCTCAGCTACTGCACTTGGTGGAG GGCGCGATGGAGGTTGGTAACAGGGGCGATTCGGCCATGGAGTTGGAGGCGGAAGTGAGCCTGTTCGCGGCGGCGACCTCCGGTTCCCCGGTCCCCGGCGGCGTGGCTCATCGGCCAGGCGGCTGGGCCTCAAGAACAGCATCCAGACCAACTTCGGCGACGACTACGTCTTCCAGATTGCTTCTTG CCAGGAGATCTCAACGCTCGCAGTGTCCCTGTCAACAAACGCACTCAAGTTCTATGCTCCAGCAACTGGACAGTATTTGGGGGAATGCACAGGCCATACGGGGAGTATCCATGAGATTGCCTTTTCAGCTCCGTCTTCGCTGCAAGTGA